Within the Streptomyces sp. NBC_00554 genome, the region GCTTGGAGGCCATCTCCTGGGCCTCTTCTTGGCTGAACGTCTTCTCCGCCTGCTCGATCAGGGTGAGCAGGTCACCCATGTCGAGGATGCGGGAGGCCATCCGGTCCGGGTGGAACGCGTCGAAGTCGTCGAGCTTCTCGCCGTTCGACGCGAACATGATCGGCTTGCCGGTGACCGAGGCGATGGAGAGGGCCGCGCCGCCTCGGGCGTCGCCGTCCAGCTTCGAGAGCACCACACCGTCGAAGCCGACACCGTCGCGGAAGGACTCCGCGGTGTTGACCGCATCCTGGCCGATCATCGCGTCGACGACGAAGAGGATCTCGTCCGGGCTGACCGCATCCCTGATGTCCGCGGCCTGCTGCATCAGCTCCTGGTCGATACCCAGGCGGCCGGCGGTGTCCACGATCACGATGTCGTGGACCTTGTTCTTGGCGAACTCGATGGAGTCCTTGGCGACCTTGACCGGGTCACCGACGCCGTTGCCCGGCTCGGGCGCGTAGACGGCGACGCCCGCGCGCTCGGCGACGACGCTGAGCTGGGTCACGGCGTTCGGGCGCTGGAGGTCGGCGGCGACGAGGAGCGGGGAGTGGCCCTGGTCCTTCAGCCACTTGCCGAGCTTTCCGGCGAGCGTGGTCTTACCGGCACCCTGCAGACCGGCGAGCATGATCACGGTGGGCGGGTTCTTGGCGAACCGGAGACGACGGGTCTCGCCACCCAGGATGGTCACCAGCTCGCTGTTGACGATCTTGAGGATCTGCTGGGCGGGGTTCAGCGCCTTGGAGACTTCGCTCCCGAGCGCCCTCTCCTTCACGTTCTTGATGAAGGTCCGCACAACCGGCAGAGCCACGTCCGCCTCAAGGAGCGCGATGCGGATCTCGCGGGCCGTGGCGTCGATGTCCGCCTCGCTCAGACGCCCCTTGCCCCGCAGGGACTTGAAGGTGGCTGACAGGCGGTCGGAGAGAGTATCGAACACAGCGGCGTCGGTCCTCGGAGTCGGGGGCAGTCTGGGTTGCCCTCCAGGGTATCCGCCCGTGAGATGCAAACGGGCCCCTGCCCGGCGAAAGACCCGAGCAGAGGCCTCAAATCCCCGCGTGCGCGGGGAGCACGTATCGCCACCCCGGATCGTCACGAGATCCTCCGGGTCATCCCCGCGTCAGCGAGGAGCACGCCAGGAAAACGCACGAGCCGACCAGCAGGTCACGCCCTCACCCCCGCAACATCTCCTCCAGCCCCCGCGCCACCGAAGCCGCCTCCTCCCCCGGCAGCGGTGAGCCCTTCGCCCCCGTCACGTAGAACGCGTCCACCGCATTGGAACCCAGCGTGGACACATGCATGCTCCGCACCCGTACGTTCGCCTCCTCGAAGGCACGTCCGATGCGGTGCAGCAGGCCGGGGGCGTCATGGGCGCGGACCTCGATGACCGTGGCGTGACGTGATGCCGCCGGGGCGACCGTCACACGGGCCGGCGGCGCGATCGTGCCCCGGCGCCGGGGGTAGGCGGCGTCCCGCTCGGCGAGACGGCCGGCGATGTCGAGGGAGCCGTCCAGGGCGCGTACGAGGTCGGCACGGAGGCGGGCGGCCTGTGGCAGGGAGCCGTACTCGGCGGCGACCCGCCAGTCGAGCAGCAGGACCGAGCCCTCGACGCCGTCGGGCAGGTCCAGGGCGCGCAGCCCGGCCGTGCGGACGGTCAGCCGGTGCATGGCGAGGACGCCCGCGACGGCGGGGAGGACGCCGGGCTGGTCGGGTACGGCGATGAGGAGCTCCACGCCCAGCGGCTCCGGATCCTCCGGCACGGAGGCGGAGGCGGAGGCGGTCTCGGAGTCGACGGGCTCGGTCTGCGCGCGCAGCGAAAGGACGGGGCCACCCGTCCGGAAGGACTCGATCGCGAGCCGTTCCTGTTCGGCCGTGGGCGCCACGGCGTCGGGCTCCTCGGGGGCGTCCCCGGCGAGCACGGCCGAGACCCGTTTGACCAGGTCGGTGACGAGGGAGCCGCGCCACGAGGACCAGGCGGCGGGCCCGGTGGCCAGCGCGTCCGCCTCGGTGAGCGCGTGCAGCAGTTCGAGGGTGCCCTGCGAGCCGACCGCCTCGGCGACGGAGCGGACGGTGGCCGGGTCCTCCAGGTCGCGCCGGGTCGCGGTGTCGATGAGCAGCAGATGGTGGCGTACGAGGGTGGCGAGCACCGCCACGTCCGTGCGGTCGAAGCCGATCCGGGCGGCGACGTCCCGCGCGATGATCTCGCCCGCGACGGAGTGGTCGCCGGGCCAGCCCTTGCCGATGTCGTGCAGCAGGGAGGCGACGAGGAGCAGGTCGGGGCGGCCCACGCGGCGGGCCAGTTCGGAGGCGCGGACGGCCGTCTCGATGAGGTGGCGGTCGACGGTCCAGATGTGTACGGCGTTGCGCTGCGGCCGGCAGCGTACGCGCTCCCAGTCGGGCAGCAGTCTGGTGATCAGGCCCTCCGCTTCGAGCGCTTCCCAGACCTCGATGGTCGGGCGGCCGGAGCCGAGGAGCGTGACGAGCTGTTCGCGCGCCTCGGCGGGCCAGGGCGTGGGCAGGGGGCGCGCCGCGGCTGCCATGCGCCGTACGGCGTGCAGGGAGAGCGGAAGTCCCGACTGTGCCGCCGCGGCCGCCGCGCGCAACGGGAGTACGGGGTCGCGCTCGGGGCGCGCGGCGCGGGCGAGCACCACCTCGCCGTCCTGCTCGACGACGCCCTCGGCGAGCGGTGAGCGCTCCGCGGCGGGCTTGGCGCCGCCGCCGAGCATGGCGCGCAGGCGCGGGCGTACGGCGCGCGACCGCAGCACGCGCCCCACCTCGCGCCATGTCACGTCGCTCGCATACGAGACGACGCGGGCCGCCTCGTACACCTGGCGCAGCAGTGTGTCGGCGTCGAGGAGGCCGAGTTCCGCGGCGACCTGGTCCTGTTCCTGGAGTGCGAGGCGGTCGGTGGCGCGTCCGGTGGTGAGGTGGAGTGCGTCGCGGACGTCCAGGAGGCGCCTTCGCGCGTCGGTGAGGCCCTCGCGGGGCGCGTCCGCGAGCCAGGAGGCGGCTACGGCGCGCAGGGCGGTGGCGTCGCGCAACCCGCCGCGCGCCTCCTTGAGGTCCGGTTCGAGGAGGTACTGGAGCTCGCCCTGGCGCTCGGCCCGTTCGGCGCACAGTTCCTGGAGTTCGGGGAGGCGTTTCGGCGCCTGGTTGCGCCAGTCGGCGAGGACGGCCGTACGCAGTCCGGCGGTGAGGCCGAGGTCGCCGGCGATGTGCCGGGCGTCCAGCAGACCGAGCTGGACCTTGAGGTCCTCGCTCGAGGTCTTGCGGGCCTCGGCCGGCGTACGGACGGAGTGGTCGAGGGCAAGGCCGAGGTCCCAGACGGGGTACCAGATGCGGTCGGCCAGCGCGGCGACGGCGCCGGAGTCGCTGCCGTCGTGCAGGAGGAGCAGGTCGAGGTCGCTGCGCGGGGAGAGTTCGCCGCGTCCGTAGCCGCCGACGGCGACGAGGGAGACGCCGCGCAGCGCCTCGGAGCCGGCGTCGAAGAGGCCGGTGAGCCAGTCGTCGGTGAGTTCGGCGAGGGCGGTACGGCGCGGCGGCCCGGACTGCGCCTCTCCTTGGAGAAGGCGCAGCCGGGCCGCCGCATAGCCGCTGGGTCCCGAGTCCTCTGCTTCCGTACGCATGTCCGTACTCGTCACCCAGCGACTCCTGTCTTTCTTCTTCTTTTAGAGCGCGTCCGGGCCGCGCTCGCCGGTCCGGACCCGGACGGCGGTCTCGACCGGGATCGACCAGACCTTGCCGTCACCGATCTTGCCGGTGCGGGCCGCCTTGACGATGACGTCGATCAGGCCTTCGGCGTCGTCGTCCTCGGCCAGTACCTCGATGCGGATCTTGGGCACCAGGTCGACCGTGTACTCGGCACCACGGTAGACCTCGGTGTGTCCACGCTGCCGACCGTAGCCGCTGGCCTCGGTGACCGTCAGTCCGTGTACCCCGAAGGCCTGCAGGGCCTCCTTGATCTCGTCGAGCCGGTGAGGCTTCACGACGGCGGTGATGAGCTTCATGCGTCCACCTTCTTGGCTGTGCCCTCAGCGGGGGTCGGCGAGGAAGTGAAGCCGGCGCCACCGCCGGTGCCGCTGAAGTCGTATGCGGTCTCGGCGTGCTCGGCCTGGTCGATGCCCGCGACCTCCTCGTCCTCGCTGACCCGCATCCCGATCGTCTTGTCGATCAGGAAGGCGAGGATCGCGGAGGCGACGAGGGAGTAGCCGAGGACTGCGAAGACACCGGCGCACTGCTTCCAGAACTGGTCGAGGCCGCCGCCGTAGAAGAGGCCCTCGACGTCGGACTGGCCCTTGCCGGAGGCGAAGAAGCCGATGAGCAGGGAGCCGACGACACCGCCGACGAGGTGGACACCGACGACGTCGAGCGAGTCGTCGTAGCCGAACTTGTACTTCAGGCCGACGGCCATGGCGCACAGCACACCGGCGATGACGCCGACGGCGATCGCGCCGAGCGGGGAGACCGCACCGCCGGACGGGGTGATCGCGACCAGACCGGCGACCGCGCCGGAGGCGGCGCCGAGGGTGGTGAACGCGCCGTGGCGGATCTTCTCGTAGGCGAGCCAGGCGAGCATCGCAGCGGCGGTGGCGATCTGCGTGTTGAGGAACATCAGCGCGCCGACACCGTCGTCGTTGCCGAGCCACGAACCTGCGTTGAATCCGAACCAGCCGAACCAGAGGAGACCGGCGCCGAGCATGACCAGCGGGAGGCTGTGCGGGCGCATCGGGTCCTTCTTGAAGCCCACGCGCTTACCGATGACGAGAATCACGCCGAGCGCCGCGGCACCGGCGTTGATGTGGACCGCCGTACCACCGGCGAAGTCGATCACACCGAGGTCGAACGCCCAGCCGCCGGTGCCCCACACCCAGTGCGCGACCGGGAAGTACACGACCGTGACCCACAGGGCGATGAAGAGGGACCAGGCGGTGAACTTCACGCGGTCCGCGAGCGCGCCGCTGATCAGGGCGGGCGTGATGATGGCGAACATCAGCTGGAAGGCGGCGAACACCGTGATCGGGATGGTGTAGCCGTCCCACAGGTCCGTGATGCCGACGCCGCCGAATCCGACGTAGTCGGAGGTCCAGCCGATGAGCGAGCCCTTGTCGGTGCCGAAGGCGAGGGAGAAGCCGTACACCACCCACAGGATGGTGACTATGCCCATGCTGATGAAGCTCATCATCAGCATGTTCAAGGTGCTCTTGACGCGGACCATGCCTCCGTAGAAGAAGGCCAGGCCGGGCGTCATGATCAGCACCAGGGCGGAACAGATGAGCATGAACCCTGTGTTGGCAGCAGACAGCGTGGGTGCATCTGCGGCAAGGGTGATGGCTGGTGCCATCGGCGTCTCCTCGTCGATTGGTACGGCCCCGTGCGGGCGAAGCCTGAAGTGGGCGTGAGGGGTGGGCCGGTTATGCGCCATGAGATTGGCGCAGCGCGGTTTCGGTCGGCACCCCTCGATGTTTCGCCGCAGTGACGAAGGCGCCTTGTGTGTTACGCGTCGATGAACTGCCTGAGACCGGGCCGAGCGATCGTTATCGTGGCGCAACCTTCTCCGAAGGGAGAAAGGCCGGCCGCGGTCGGCCGTCCGATGACCTGGCATGGGGGAGCCGAGTCGGGCAGTTCGGGACGGCCGGCCGCGGCCGGGGTACTGGGGCGTAGGCCGCTCACGCGGCCCGGGTCAGACCGCCTCGGCGGTCTCGGGCAGGTCGACGGCGAGCTGGTCGGTGAGGTCGACGACCTCGGCAAGGTCCCCGAAGTCGCGGGCCGCAGTGTCGACCGTCTTTCGGATACGAGTGTTCACGCGCTCCGAGCGCACTTTCTTCGCGTACGACATTGCTTCCTTGGCTCGGACCGCACTCTTCTCGGGCTCCCGCTGGAGGAGGTGCACGGTGGCCATGCCGATGAGGTTCAGTGCGTACGAACGCTGGTGTTCGGGGTCCTTGGCGAAGAGGTCGACGGCCTGCTGCATCAGGGGCTCCGCCATGGAGGCGTAGGTGGGGCTGCGGCCCGCGACATAGGCGAGGTCGCGGTAGGAGTGGGAGTTCTCGCCGTACAGCTCGGCCTTGGAGAAGAAGCGGATCCAGTCGGGGTCCGGGTCGTCCCATTCGTGGACGTCGGAGAAGGTGTCCTCGGCCATCCGGACGGCGCGCTTGCACTTTCCGGGCTGGCCCATGTTGGCGTACGCGCGGGCCTCCATCGCATACAGCATGGACTGGGTGCGGGGGCTCGCGCAGTCACGGCTTCCGTACTGCGCGAGGTGGATGAGTTCCAGGGCGTCCTCGGGCCGGCCCAGGTGGATCATCTGGCGGCTCATGCTGGACAGGACGTACGAGCCGAGGGGCTTGTCGCCCGCTTCCTTGGCGGCGTGCAGGGCGAGGACGAAGTACTTCTGCGCGGTGGGCTGGAGCCCCACGTCGTAGCTCATCCAGCCCGCCAGCTCGGCCAGTTCGGCGGCGACCTTGAACAGGCGCCTGTTCGTCGCGGCGGGCTGGGGTTCCTGGAGCAGGTCCGTCACCTCGTGCAGCTGTCCGACGACCGCTTTGCGGCGCAGGCCGCCACCGCACTGGGCGTCCCACTGCCGGAACATCACGGTGGTGGACTCCAGGAGGTCCAGCTCCGGCTTGGAGAGCCGGCCGCGGCGCACCGAGGTGGAGGGCTCGGGCTCCTCCGGCGGAGCCATCGGCGAGGGCACGAGCCAGCGCTGCATGGGCTCGATGAGGGCCGGGCCCGCGGCGAGGGCGAGCGAGCTGCCGAGGAAGCCGCGGCGCGCCAGCATCAGGTCGCTGCGTGAATACTCGCTGATCAGCGCCACGGTCCCCGGGCCCGTCCAGGGCAGGTCGACGCCGGACACGGACGGTGACTGGTGGGCGGCGCGCAGGCCGAGGTCCTCGACGGCGACGACACAGCCGAAGCGCTCGGAGAACAGCTCGGACAGGATCCGCGGGATCGGCTCGCGCGGGTTCTCCCCGTCCAGCCAGCGGCGCACCCGCGAGGTGTCCGTGGAGATGTGGTTGGCCCCCAACTGGCGGGCCCTGCGGTTCACTTGACGTGCGAGCTCACCCTTGGACCAGCCGCTGCGCACGAACCACGAGCCGAGCAGCTCGTTGGGGCGCTTGTCAGCGTTCGTCCCGCCTCCGCCGTTGCCGCCCACTGGAACGCCCCCATCCCTGAGACCACTTGTACGCTGCGTGCGCCAAGCCCTATCAGAATGCCGGTAAATACGGCCGCACGTCCGGTAGTTCTCACCCTTCGAACGGGAAGCCGACTTGCCCTTGGCATACCCACGAGTGCACACGTCCCCAGGACTCGTGTACTCAAAGTAATCCTACGATCACCCCTCCAGCCATGGCGATCCCGGAAACGCCACCATTCGCCACCCCTTCGAATGAACTCCGCGTCGCCCACGCGCGATTCACTTGACACAGGATGGCCGGGAGTGGGCGGAGCGGTGTGCGCCGGGGCGCACGATGCAGAGCGCACTACCTGGGGCACTACTGGGCGCCGTCTGAACCGGGCGGCACAGGGGAAGTCGGGAACACAGGGTCACGTTCCCATTCCGTCACGTAACCACCGGTACGTCGGACCCGTTGGAGGGGGCATGGGCTTCACGATCGGCAGTAGTCGGGGGACGCGCGAACTCCGGCCCGGCTCACGGCGCCGCGGCCGCTCGACGGAGTGCACCGCGGTGGCGGAGTTCACCGGGCTGTGGGGCTGGGACGTGGTCCCCGGCGCCCGGGCCGCCGCGGGAGCGTGCTCGTGCGGAAGGGCCGACTGCCCCGCGCCGGGTGCGCATCCACTGGACTTCGCGCCGTCGATCCCGGCCGGCGCCACACTCGACGAAGTGACCGAGGCCTGGGCCGAGTTCCCGGGGGCCGCCATGATGCTGCCGGTCGGCCGCGCCTTCGACGTGATCGAGGTCGCCGAGCCCGCCGGGCGCCGGGCGCTCGTCCGGCTCGAACGCATGGGGCTCCCCCTCGGACCCGTGGCGGCGACCCCGGACGGCCGCGCCCACTTCTTCGTCGCCCCCGGCTCCGCACCCGAACTCCCCGAGCTGCTCTACCGGATGGGCTGGGACGACGCCTCCCTCGACCTGCACGGCCTGGGCCCGGGTACGCACATCACCGCCCCGCCCTCCGACCGCTCGGGCCTCGGCCCGGTCCGCTGGCTGCGCTCCCCCGCACTGGACTCGGCGACGAAACCGCCACAGGCCCGGCTACTGCTGGGGACGCTGGCGTATGTGGCACACCGGTCGCGCGTGTAGGCCGTTCCCGAACCTTGGGCTCACATGACGAAGCGCCCGCTCCCAACTGCACCTTGGGGGCGGGCGCTTCTTCGTAGCAGGTACTGAAATCAGTACCTGCCCTACTCCCCGATAAGGGCGTCAACGAACGCCTCCGGCTCGAACGGCGCCAGATCGTCCGCCCCCTCTCCCAGACCGACCAGCTTGACCGGCACGCCCAGCTCACGCTGCACCGCGATCACGATGCCGCCCTTGGCCGTCCCGTCGAGCTTGGTCAGCACGATGCCGGTGATGTCGACGACCTCGGCGAAGACACGGGCCTGGACGAGACCGTTCTGTCCGGTGGTGGCGTCGAGGACGAGCAGGATCTCGTCCAGTGGCGCGTGCTTCTCGACGACGCGCTTGACCTTGCCGAGCTCGTCCATGAGCCCGGTCTTGGTGTGCAGCCGGCCCGCGGTGTCGATGAGGACGACGTCCGCGCCCTCCTCGATGCCTTCCTTGACCGCGTCGAAGGCGATCGAGGCCGGGTCACCGCCCTCGGGACCGCGCACGGTACGGGCGCCCACCCGCTCGCCCCAGGTCTGCAGCTGGTCGGCGGCGGCGGCACGGAAGGTGTCGGCGGCGCCCAGGAGGACGTGCTTGCCGTCGGCCACGAGCACGCGGGCGAGCTTGCCCGTGGTGGTCGTCTTGCCGGTTCCGTTGACCCCGACGACCATCACGATGCCCGGGGTGTCGAGGTTCGAGTCGGTCTTGACCGTGCGGTCGAACTCGGGAACGAGCAGCTGGAGCAGCTCCTCGCGCAGCAGAGCGCGCAGCTCGTCCGGCGTACGGGTGCCGAGCACCTTCACACGCTCACGCAGCCGGTCGACCAGCTCCTGGGTGGGCTGCACGCCGACGTCGGCGGTGAGCAGCGTGTCCTCGATCTCCTCCCAGGTGTCCTCGTCGAGGTGCTCGCGCGAGAGGAGCGTGAGCAGCCCCTTGCCGAGCGCGTTCTGTGAGCGGGAGAGCCGGGCGCGCAGACGCACCAGACGCCCCGCGGAGGGCTCCGGGACCTCGATCTCGGGAAGGGCCGGGGGTTCCTCGACCGCGACGGGAGCCGAGGCGGCCTCCGGGAGGTCCACCTCTTCTATCGTGCGGCGCGGTTCTTCCCGCGGCGTCTCGGCCTCGTCGCCGACGTGCGGCTCGGCCGGAGGGGCGGTGATGTCGGGGGCGACGGGGGGCGGCGGAGGCAGCTTCCGCTTGCGACTGCCGACGACCAGCCCGCCGAGCGCGCCGATCACGACGACGGCGATGACTACAGCAAGGATGACGATTTCCATAACGAGACCCAGTATCAGCCATCCCTCCCTCGGCAGGGAGAATCCCTGCCGAGGGAGGCATTCTGTAGCTTCCTCCAAAGAGACGAGCCCCTCGCACGGAACGCGGAACCCCGCGAACCCGAGCCCGCCGCTATGGCCGTCTGACGAACCGTCAGCTACCGTCCCCCTCCACACACGAAGGGGGGCTCACCATGCCCGTAACGGTCGTACGCTTCAACCTCGTTGACCCCGACGCCACCCCCGCGTCGCTGAGTGCCCGCTACAAGGCGGCCGTCGAGATGGCCGCGTACGCCGACGACCGCGGCATCACCACCGTGCAGACCGAGGAGCACCACGGCGTCGCCAACAACTGGTTGCCCTCGCCGTTCGCCTTCGCGGGCGCGGTCTTCGGCGCGACCCGGCACATCGCGGTCACCGTGTCGGCGGTCATCGGCCCGCTGCACGACCCGCTCCGGCTCGCGGAGGACATCGCCGTACTCGATCTGCTCAGTGGCGGACGTCTCATCACCGTCGCGGGAATCGGCTACCGGCCCGAGGAGTACGCCCTCTTCGACGTCGACTGGAAGCGGCGCGGCAAGCTCCAGGACGAGCTGCTTGAGACGGTGCTGAAGGCGTGGACCGGCGAGGAGTTCGAGTACCGGGGCCGGACCGTACGGGTCACTCCGCGGCCGTTCTCGGATCCGCACCCCCTGCTGCTGGTCGGCGGCTCGTCGAAGGCGGCGGCGCGGCGGGCGGCCCGCCTGGGCCTTCCCTTCTTCCCCAGCGCCCACCTGCCCGAGCTGGAGGCGTACTACAAGGAGCGGCTCATCGAGTACGGCACCGAGGGCTGGACCATGATGCCGTCGGCCGAGACCCCGCTCCTGCACATCGCCGAGGACCCCGACCGGGCCTGGGCCGAGTACGGCAAGCACTTCCTGCACGAGGCACGGACGTACGCCTCCTGGCAGTCCGGCGACATCCGCTCGGCGGTGAAGTCGGCGGCCACGACGGTCGACGAGCTGCGCGCCGAGGGCGTCTACCGGATCCTCACGCCCGACGCGTGCGTGGCACACGGCCTCGACAACTACGTCCTGCACCCGCTGTCCGGCGGGATGCCCGTCGACGAGGGCTGGCGCAGCCTGCACCTGTTCTGCGAAAGCGTCCTGCCCCGCCTCAAGGACTGAGAGCGCCAAGAAGACGTACTGCCCCGGCTCAAGGCCTCGAAGGCCGAGCCGGGGCAGTACGTCTTCTTACGAGTACGGGGAGAAGGGCAGCGGGGGTTTGGCCCGTCTCCCCGAGTTTCGGGGGGCCGTTCCTACGAGGCCTAGCCCATCTCTTCCAGCGTCTTCCCCTTGGTCTCCTTCACGTACTTGAGCACGAAGGGGATGGAGAGCGCGGCGAAGATCGTGTAGATCACGTAGGTCGCGGAGAGGTTCCAGTCGGCCAGCGACGGGAAGCTCGCGGTGATGGCCCAGTTGGCGATCCACTGCGCGGAGGCGGCGACGCCGAGCGCGGCGGCGCGGATCCTGTTCGGGAACATCTCGCCGAGGAAGACCCAGACCACGACACCCCAGGAGAGGGCGAAGAAGAGGACGAAGACGTGGGCGGCGATCAGGGCGACCCAGCCCTGGGTGGCCGGCAGCTTGCCATCCACCAGGTCGAAGGAGAAGGCCCAGGCCTCCAAGCCGAGCCCGATGACCATGCCCACGGAGCCGATGAGAGCGAGCGGCT harbors:
- the ffh gene encoding signal recognition particle protein: MFDTLSDRLSATFKSLRGKGRLSEADIDATAREIRIALLEADVALPVVRTFIKNVKERALGSEVSKALNPAQQILKIVNSELVTILGGETRRLRFAKNPPTVIMLAGLQGAGKTTLAGKLGKWLKDQGHSPLLVAADLQRPNAVTQLSVVAERAGVAVYAPEPGNGVGDPVKVAKDSIEFAKNKVHDIVIVDTAGRLGIDQELMQQAADIRDAVSPDEILFVVDAMIGQDAVNTAESFRDGVGFDGVVLSKLDGDARGGAALSIASVTGKPIMFASNGEKLDDFDAFHPDRMASRILDMGDLLTLIEQAEKTFSQEEAQEMASKLASKKGQDFTLDDFLAQMEQVRKMGSISKLLGMLPGMGQIKDQIANLDERDVDRTAAIIKSMTPGERQEPTIINGSRRARIAKGSGVDVSAVKGLVERFFEARKMMSRMAQGGGMPGMPGMPGMGGGPGRTKKKQKQAKGKQRSGNPMKRKQEEAEAQARREAGPQPGGAFGLPQQGAKDFELPDEFKKFMG
- a CDS encoding [protein-PII] uridylyltransferase, whose protein sequence is MTSTDMRTEAEDSGPSGYAAARLRLLQGEAQSGPPRRTALAELTDDWLTGLFDAGSEALRGVSLVAVGGYGRGELSPRSDLDLLLLHDGSDSGAVAALADRIWYPVWDLGLALDHSVRTPAEARKTSSEDLKVQLGLLDARHIAGDLGLTAGLRTAVLADWRNQAPKRLPELQELCAERAERQGELQYLLEPDLKEARGGLRDATALRAVAASWLADAPREGLTDARRRLLDVRDALHLTTGRATDRLALQEQDQVAAELGLLDADTLLRQVYEAARVVSYASDVTWREVGRVLRSRAVRPRLRAMLGGGAKPAAERSPLAEGVVEQDGEVVLARAARPERDPVLPLRAAAAAAQSGLPLSLHAVRRMAAAARPLPTPWPAEAREQLVTLLGSGRPTIEVWEALEAEGLITRLLPDWERVRCRPQRNAVHIWTVDRHLIETAVRASELARRVGRPDLLLVASLLHDIGKGWPGDHSVAGEIIARDVAARIGFDRTDVAVLATLVRHHLLLIDTATRRDLEDPATVRSVAEAVGSQGTLELLHALTEADALATGPAAWSSWRGSLVTDLVKRVSAVLAGDAPEEPDAVAPTAEQERLAIESFRTGGPVLSLRAQTEPVDSETASASASVPEDPEPLGVELLIAVPDQPGVLPAVAGVLAMHRLTVRTAGLRALDLPDGVEGSVLLLDWRVAAEYGSLPQAARLRADLVRALDGSLDIAGRLAERDAAYPRRRGTIAPPARVTVAPAASRHATVIEVRAHDAPGLLHRIGRAFEEANVRVRSMHVSTLGSNAVDAFYVTGAKGSPLPGEEAASVARGLEEMLRG
- a CDS encoding P-II family nitrogen regulator, translating into MKLITAVVKPHRLDEIKEALQAFGVHGLTVTEASGYGRQRGHTEVYRGAEYTVDLVPKIRIEVLAEDDDAEGLIDVIVKAARTGKIGDGKVWSIPVETAVRVRTGERGPDAL
- a CDS encoding ammonium transporter, whose translation is MAPAITLAADAPTLSAANTGFMLICSALVLIMTPGLAFFYGGMVRVKSTLNMLMMSFISMGIVTILWVVYGFSLAFGTDKGSLIGWTSDYVGFGGVGITDLWDGYTIPITVFAAFQLMFAIITPALISGALADRVKFTAWSLFIALWVTVVYFPVAHWVWGTGGWAFDLGVIDFAGGTAVHINAGAAALGVILVIGKRVGFKKDPMRPHSLPLVMLGAGLLWFGWFGFNAGSWLGNDDGVGALMFLNTQIATAAAMLAWLAYEKIRHGAFTTLGAASGAVAGLVAITPSGGAVSPLGAIAVGVIAGVLCAMAVGLKYKFGYDDSLDVVGVHLVGGVVGSLLIGFFASGKGQSDVEGLFYGGGLDQFWKQCAGVFAVLGYSLVASAILAFLIDKTIGMRVSEDEEVAGIDQAEHAETAYDFSGTGGGAGFTSSPTPAEGTAKKVDA
- a CDS encoding bifunctional DNA primase/polymerase — encoded protein: MGFTIGSSRGTRELRPGSRRRGRSTECTAVAEFTGLWGWDVVPGARAAAGACSCGRADCPAPGAHPLDFAPSIPAGATLDEVTEAWAEFPGAAMMLPVGRAFDVIEVAEPAGRRALVRLERMGLPLGPVAATPDGRAHFFVAPGSAPELPELLYRMGWDDASLDLHGLGPGTHITAPPSDRSGLGPVRWLRSPALDSATKPPQARLLLGTLAYVAHRSRV
- the ftsY gene encoding signal recognition particle-docking protein FtsY; the encoded protein is MEIVILAVVIAVVVIGALGGLVVGSRKRKLPPPPPVAPDITAPPAEPHVGDEAETPREEPRRTIEEVDLPEAASAPVAVEEPPALPEIEVPEPSAGRLVRLRARLSRSQNALGKGLLTLLSREHLDEDTWEEIEDTLLTADVGVQPTQELVDRLRERVKVLGTRTPDELRALLREELLQLLVPEFDRTVKTDSNLDTPGIVMVVGVNGTGKTTTTGKLARVLVADGKHVLLGAADTFRAAAADQLQTWGERVGARTVRGPEGGDPASIAFDAVKEGIEEGADVVLIDTAGRLHTKTGLMDELGKVKRVVEKHAPLDEILLVLDATTGQNGLVQARVFAEVVDITGIVLTKLDGTAKGGIVIAVQRELGVPVKLVGLGEGADDLAPFEPEAFVDALIGE
- a CDS encoding LLM class flavin-dependent oxidoreductase, translating into MPVTVVRFNLVDPDATPASLSARYKAAVEMAAYADDRGITTVQTEEHHGVANNWLPSPFAFAGAVFGATRHIAVTVSAVIGPLHDPLRLAEDIAVLDLLSGGRLITVAGIGYRPEEYALFDVDWKRRGKLQDELLETVLKAWTGEEFEYRGRTVRVTPRPFSDPHPLLLVGGSSKAAARRAARLGLPFFPSAHLPELEAYYKERLIEYGTEGWTMMPSAETPLLHIAEDPDRAWAEYGKHFLHEARTYASWQSGDIRSAVKSAATTVDELRAEGVYRILTPDACVAHGLDNYVLHPLSGGMPVDEGWRSLHLFCESVLPRLKD